One Oculatellaceae cyanobacterium genomic region harbors:
- the petD gene encoding cytochrome b6-f complex subunit IV, translating into MSTLKKPDLSDPVLRAKLAKGMGHNYYGEPAWPNDLLYIFPVVILGTIGGCVSLAVLDPAMIGEPANPFATPLEILPEWYLWPVFQILRILPNKLMGIAAMASVPLALMLIPFIENVNKFQNPFRRPVATTVFLLGTFITIWLGIGATFPIDTSLTLGLF; encoded by the coding sequence ATGTCAACTCTTAAAAAGCCGGATCTGAGCGATCCTGTATTACGTGCCAAGCTAGCTAAGGGAATGGGTCATAACTACTATGGCGAACCCGCTTGGCCTAATGATTTGCTCTACATTTTCCCAGTAGTAATTTTAGGTACAATTGGCGGCTGTGTTTCCCTAGCTGTGCTTGACCCAGCAATGATTGGCGAACCAGCAAACCCATTTGCTACTCCCTTGGAAATTCTACCAGAATGGTATTTGTGGCCTGTTTTCCAAATCCTGCGGATTCTACCCAATAAATTAATGGGTATTGCTGCTATGGCATCAGTTCCCCTTGCACTAATGCTCATTCCTTTTATTGAGAACGTCAATAAGTTCCAAAATCCCTTCCGTCGTCCAGTTGCTACGACTGTATTCTTATTGGGTACTTTCATCACCATCTGGCTCGGTATTGGTGCTACCTTCCCAATTGATACTTCTCTGACTTTAGGTTTGTTTTAA
- a CDS encoding cytochrome b6: MANVYDWFEERLEIQAMADDVTSKYVPPHVNIFYCLGGITLVCFLIQFATGFAMTFYYKPTVTDAFNSIQYLMNEVNFGWLIRSIHRWSASMMVLMMILHIFRVYLTGGFKKPRELTWVTGVVLAVITVSFGVTGYSLPWDQVGYWAVKIVSGVPEAIPVVGSLIVELIRGSESVGQSTLTRFYSLHTFVLPWLIAVFMLLHFLMIRKQGISGPL, from the coding sequence ATGGCGAACGTTTACGACTGGTTTGAGGAACGCTTGGAAATTCAAGCGATGGCAGACGACGTAACCAGTAAGTATGTACCTCCTCACGTTAATATCTTCTACTGCCTGGGCGGGATTACCCTGGTATGTTTTTTAATCCAGTTTGCTACTGGATTCGCCATGACTTTTTACTACAAGCCAACAGTCACGGATGCTTTTAATTCCATTCAGTACTTGATGAATGAAGTAAACTTCGGTTGGCTGATTCGCTCCATTCATCGCTGGTCTGCCAGCATGATGGTGCTGATGATGATTTTGCATATTTTCCGAGTTTACCTCACTGGCGGCTTCAAGAAGCCTCGTGAGTTGACTTGGGTAACTGGTGTGGTATTGGCAGTTATTACCGTTTCTTTCGGTGTAACTGGCTACTCACTGCCTTGGGATCAAGTCGGTTACTGGGCTGTCAAGATTGTTTCTGGTGTACCAGAAGCTATTCCTGTTGTTGGTTCTTTAATTGTTGAACTCATTCGTGGTAGTGAAAGCGTTGGTCAATCAACCCTCACCCGCTTCTACAGCCTGCACACTTTTGTGTTGCCTTGGCTAATCGCTGTGTTCATGCTGCTACACTTCTTGATGATTCGTAAGCAAGGGATTTCTGGCCCATTGTAA